A window of the Lolium perenne isolate Kyuss_39 chromosome 7, Kyuss_2.0, whole genome shotgun sequence genome harbors these coding sequences:
- the LOC127313079 gene encoding phosphatidylinositol/phosphatidylcholine transfer protein SFH2 isoform X2 yields MNLNVHQGYPRETLVRFLKAREWHVTNAHKMLVDCLNWRIQNEIDSILEKPIIPVDLYRSVRESQLIGLSGYSKEGVPVFAFGVGQSTYDKASVHYYVQSHIQINEYRDRIILPMASKKFTRPITTCIKVLDMTGLKLSALSLLKILTAISAVDDLNYPEKAESYYIVNAPYIFSACWKVVKPLLQERTRKKVHVLHGSGKDELLKIMEHSSIPHFCRREGSSKSSLSGVNDCFSLDHPFHQELYRYIEQQALNQELVKQCSLHVDIPDQDPEDVKIVEAIEAEFHKLGEQNGSGNVGNKITVSV; encoded by the exons ATGAATTTG AATGTGCACCAGGGCTATCCAAGAGAGACACTAGTGCGCTTCCTTAAAGCAAGAGAGTGGCATGTAACAAATGCTCATAAAATG CTTGTAGATTGTTTGAATTGGAGGATACAAAATGAAATTGACAGTATACTGGAG AAACCTATAATTCCAGTAGATTTGTATAGATCGGTACGAGAATCACAGCTTATTGGATTATCCGGATACTCAAAGGAG GGTGTCCCAGTATTTGCCTTTGGTGTTGGACAGAGCACATATGACAAAGCTTCG GTCCATTACTATGTGCAGTCTCATATTCAGATCAATGAGTACCGTGATCGTATTATTTTG CCTATGGCTTCGAAGAAGTTTACACGGCCTATTACCACATGTATAAAGGTTCTTGATATGACTGGTTTGAAGTTGTCAGCACTGAGCCTATTGAAG ATTTTGACTGCAATATCTGCTGTTGATGATCTGAATTATCCTGAGAAGGCCGAGAGCTATTATATTGTAAATGCTCCATATATATTCTCAGCCtgttggaag GTTGTGAAACCTCTTTTGCAAGAGAGAACAAGAAAGAAGGTTCATGTTTTGCATGGTTCTGGTAAAGATGAGCTCCTAAAG ATTATGGAGCATTCCTCCATCCCCCATTTCTGTCGACGCGAGGGCTCATCTAAATCTTCATTGAGCGGCGTCAATGACTGCTTCTCGCTTGACCACCCTTTCCACCAAGAGCTCTACCGCTACATTGAGCAGCAGGCACTGAACCAGGAACTCGTCAAGCAGTGTTCTTTGCATGTAGACATCCCTGACCAAGACCCTGAGGACGTCAAGATTGTGGAGGCCATCGAGGCTGAGTTTCACAAGCTCGGTGAGCAGAACGGCTCTGGCAATGTTGGCAATAAGATAACAGTGTCTGTGTAA
- the LOC127313079 gene encoding SEC14 cytosolic factor isoform X1, with protein MGAACDDAVEQLARLLDQVEEPLKKTFQNVHQGYPRETLVRFLKAREWHVTNAHKMLVDCLNWRIQNEIDSILEKPIIPVDLYRSVRESQLIGLSGYSKEGVPVFAFGVGQSTYDKASVHYYVQSHIQINEYRDRIILPMASKKFTRPITTCIKVLDMTGLKLSALSLLKILTAISAVDDLNYPEKAESYYIVNAPYIFSACWKVVKPLLQERTRKKVHVLHGSGKDELLKIMEHSSIPHFCRREGSSKSSLSGVNDCFSLDHPFHQELYRYIEQQALNQELVKQCSLHVDIPDQDPEDVKIVEAIEAEFHKLGEQNGSGNVGNKITVSV; from the exons ATGGGAGCCGCCTGCGACGACGCCGTCGAGCAGCTCGCCCGCTTGCTGGACCAAG TCGAGGAGCCGCTGAAGAAGACCTTCCAG AATGTGCACCAGGGCTATCCAAGAGAGACACTAGTGCGCTTCCTTAAAGCAAGAGAGTGGCATGTAACAAATGCTCATAAAATG CTTGTAGATTGTTTGAATTGGAGGATACAAAATGAAATTGACAGTATACTGGAG AAACCTATAATTCCAGTAGATTTGTATAGATCGGTACGAGAATCACAGCTTATTGGATTATCCGGATACTCAAAGGAG GGTGTCCCAGTATTTGCCTTTGGTGTTGGACAGAGCACATATGACAAAGCTTCG GTCCATTACTATGTGCAGTCTCATATTCAGATCAATGAGTACCGTGATCGTATTATTTTG CCTATGGCTTCGAAGAAGTTTACACGGCCTATTACCACATGTATAAAGGTTCTTGATATGACTGGTTTGAAGTTGTCAGCACTGAGCCTATTGAAG ATTTTGACTGCAATATCTGCTGTTGATGATCTGAATTATCCTGAGAAGGCCGAGAGCTATTATATTGTAAATGCTCCATATATATTCTCAGCCtgttggaag GTTGTGAAACCTCTTTTGCAAGAGAGAACAAGAAAGAAGGTTCATGTTTTGCATGGTTCTGGTAAAGATGAGCTCCTAAAG ATTATGGAGCATTCCTCCATCCCCCATTTCTGTCGACGCGAGGGCTCATCTAAATCTTCATTGAGCGGCGTCAATGACTGCTTCTCGCTTGACCACCCTTTCCACCAAGAGCTCTACCGCTACATTGAGCAGCAGGCACTGAACCAGGAACTCGTCAAGCAGTGTTCTTTGCATGTAGACATCCCTGACCAAGACCCTGAGGACGTCAAGATTGTGGAGGCCATCGAGGCTGAGTTTCACAAGCTCGGTGAGCAGAACGGCTCTGGCAATGTTGGCAATAAGATAACAGTGTCTGTGTAA
- the LOC127313080 gene encoding phosphatidylcholine:diacylglycerol cholinephosphotransferase 1: MPPPSLPAAQDQAASAVRRAGKGKKVHPLPDGAAMGDEKPKPAPAARRPAADWLTPAGVAGILARHPLPALFACGLLLFMGVEYTIPMVPAAAPPLDLGFVATAAMHAAIEARPWLNSLLAALNTVFVAMQAAYILWAILVEQRPRAAIATLMMFTCRGLLGCSTQLPLPAEFLGSPMDFPVGNVSFFLFYSGHVAGAVIASLDMRRVGRYRLAALYDALNLAQVVRLLACRGHYTIDLAVGVGAGLLFDMLAARYLESKNVNAGVTRCCSNCQKVSQKLTS, encoded by the exons ATGCCGCCGCCCAGCCTCCCCGCCGCGCAGGACCAGGCCGCCTCCGCCGTCCGCCGCGCTGGCAAGGGCAAGAAGGTCCACCCGCTGCCCGACGGCGCCGCGATGGGGGACGAGAAGCCGAagccggcgccggcggcgaggAGGCCCGCGGCGGACTGGCTGACGCCCGCGGGGGTGGCCGGCATCCTGGCGCGGCACCCGCTGCCCGCGCTCTTCGCGTGCGGGCTGCTCCTCTTCATGGGCGTCGAGTACACCATCCCCATGgtccccgccgccgcgccgccgctcgaCCTCGGCTTcgtcgccaccgccgccatgcACGCGGCGATCGAAGCCAGGCCGTGGCTCAACTCGCTCCTCGCCGCGCTCAACACG GTGTTCGTCGCGATGCAGGCCGCCTACATCCTGTGGGCCATCCTCGTCGAGCAGCGCCCGCGCGCCGCCATCGCCACGCTCATGATGTTCACCTGCCGCGGCCTGCTCGGCTGCTCCACGCAGCTGCCCCTGCCGGCGGAGTTCCTGGGATCCCCAATGGACTTCCCCGTGGGAAACgtctccttcttcctcttctactCCGGGCACGTTGCTGGTGCGGTGATCGCGTCCCTCGACATGCGCCGCGTGGGGCGGTACAGGCTGGCGGCCCTCTACGACGCGCTCAACCTGGCTCAGGTGGTCAGGCTGCTCGCGTGCAGAGGGCACTACACCATCGACCTGGCTGTCGGTGTCGGCGCGGGTCTCCTCTTTGACATGCTCGCTGCCAGGTACCTGGAGAGCAAGAACGTCAACGCTGGCGTGACCCGTTGCTGCAGCAACTGCCAAAAGGTCTCACAGAAGCTTACATCATAG